A single genomic interval of Armigeres subalbatus isolate Guangzhou_Male chromosome 1, GZ_Asu_2, whole genome shotgun sequence harbors:
- the LOC134213412 gene encoding uncharacterized protein LOC134213412: MISNSSSKIDKVATEKPKCDKAETTSSKSKERPYKLRHVRSFSRDYQQMSHIPLYCYLGRLQCKDDDRFAKHMTKHGRIFGFIRQVDDYILEEPSFAVRLDYRPDYARTLVYVQNVSPHSVLRLSRAYIHLADGHMKMLIESEMRLSWGTVSKFCFDSCLLSELDRSYGLILVGLADSKTEIL, encoded by the exons aTGATTTCTAATTCATCATCGAAAATTGATAAGGTCGCAACCGAAAAG CCAAAGTGCGATAAAGCTGAAACAACGTCGTCAAAGAGCAAAGAACGTCCATACAAACTGCGACACGTTCGGAGCTTCTCCCGCGATTACCAACAGATGAGTCACATTCCGCTGTACTGCTATTTAGGTCGGTTACAGTGCAAAGATGACGACCGTTTCGCCAAACACATGACGAAACACGGGCGCATATTTGGTTTCATTCGTCAGGTTGATGACTACATTCTGGAGGAACCGAGTTTCGCCGTGCGTTTGGACTACCGTCCCGATTACGCCAGAACGTTGGTGTACGTGCAGAACGTGTCACCTCATTCGGTGTTGCGACTCAGCAGGGCCTACATCCACCTGGCAGACGGTCACATGAAGATGCTGATTGAAAGCGAGATGCGCCTTTCTTGGGGTACGGTTTCAAAGTTTTGCTTCGACAGTTGCCTGCTGTCGGAGCTGGATAGAAGCTACGGACTGATATTGGTTGGACTGGCGGACTCAAAGACAGAAATATTGTAA